From the Nitrospirota bacterium genome, the window GACAGCTTGAGGTTTTCCGGGTTTTTCAGCCATAGGTAACGTGTTCGAGCCAACTCGGGTCGATCTTCTTGCTCCTGACGGCGCACTTCATCCACAGCCTCATTGATGATTTTCATGATGTGAAACTTATCAAAAGTTAACTGGGCGTTGGAAAACTCTTTTTCAACACCGCTGATGAATGCCGGAGACATGTCACAACATACTTCTTCAATCTTTTCAGGATTGCCATTGTGATTGGTCAAATCCTCCTTGAAACGCTCTACAGTGGAAGCATCTTTGCCTTCTGTGGCAAAGAGAACTCTTGGGCCTTTAAAATCTACAAACAGACTCACATAGTTATGACCACGCTTGCTTGAGGTCTCATCAACACCGACTTGTCTGACCTCAGTATAATCGGCATTATTCCGCGCCTCATCTACATAGTGGTGCAGTACTCGCCACAGCCGCGTATCGTGTTCATTAACAAAGGCGGCTATCGTCTTTACCGGCATGGCTTTGGCTAACGTCATGATCATAGCTTCAAATAATAACGTGAAACCACTTCCTGAACGAGCCCAGGGTGCTTCAATTAATCGAATCCCACACCTCTTACACTGGACTCGAGGCACTCTCGCAATCAGGTATGTCTCGTGCTGGAAAAAATTCAAGTGTCGCCAAGTCTTCTCTTCAGTGTCATATGCTTTTACGTCATCCTGTCCACACTCTGGACAGCTAAAAGTGCTTCCGCGAGGAAAATCAATCTTTATTTCTAAACGCTTCTGCTGCGGATCAAAATCTGAAGATGTCACCCGCCACGGCGGTGTCAAACCAAGGGCCTTTTGTATAAGTTCAGTATCTGTCATAATGCGTATGAACTTACCATTTTGTATGGCTACTAAGCAAGGGCTACCCACTCAAATCAGCGAGGAACCAATCTTTGAATACTCGTATATCTTTACTGAGCTAAATGCCATCTCTGCCTGAGCCAATAAAAACGGGAGATCATGTCGATCCTTAACAAAATATATTGATGGCTTTTCCAGGGCCAGAGCAGCTCCAGCTTCAACCAACACGCTGGACGCAAACTTTTCAGGAAGTACCATAATAAAATATCGACTTTCTTTTAATGCTAAAAAATCATCCTGTACAGA encodes:
- a CDS encoding ISL3 family transposase, coding for MTDTELIQKALGLTPPWRVTSSDFDPQQKRLEIKIDFPRGSTFSCPECGQDDVKAYDTEEKTWRHLNFFQHETYLIARVPRVQCKRCGIRLIEAPWARSGSGFTLLFEAMIMTLAKAMPVKTIAAFVNEHDTRLWRVLHHYVDEARNNADYTEVRQVGVDETSSKRGHNYVSLFVDFKGPRVLFATEGKDASTVERFKEDLTNHNGNPEKIEEVCCDMSPAFISGVEKEFSNAQLTFDKFHIMKIINEAVDEVRRQEQEDRPELARTRYLWLKNPENLKLSQIGTLEQLTVKKLNLKTSRAYHIRLNFQELFNQPPLMAEAYLKKWYFWATHSRLKPIKQAAYTIKRHWNGVLRWFQSNINNGILEGINSLIQA